In the genome of Virgibacillus doumboii, the window TTATTTGGCGCATCCAGTTCGTTGGCTTCAATAAGTTCATTAGGAGACGTATTATATGTATTTGCGATTTGCTGCAAAGTATCACCTTGCTGTACAACATGAAACTGCACAAAAATCCCTCCTCTCCATAAATCCTACTTACACTTTATGAACAGAGAGAGACAGATATACCTTGTTTATTTTTGTTAAAATAAGTATAGACTTATTTTACGTTAATGTTAAAGGCGGTGTGATCGTGGATGATCAAATGTATATGCGTGAAGCAATCGATCAGGCAAATAAAGCTGAAGAAATAAATGAAGTGCCCATTGGTGCAGTAATTGTTTTTAAAGATGAAATTATTGCAACAGGATATAATGTGCGTGAAACATCACAGGAAACATTATCACACGCCGAGCTGATTGCTATTAAAAAAGCGAATGAAAAAATTGGCAGCTGGCGTCTTGAGGACTGTACACTCTATATAACGCTTGAGCCCTGTCCAATGTGTGCCGGTGCAATCGTACAGTCGCGCATTAAACGGGTTGTGTTTGGTGCACCTGATCCCAAAGCCGGATGTGCGGGAACTTTAATGAACCTCCTTGGTGATGAGCGTTTTAACCACCAGGTGGAAGTAACGAGTGGTGTTTTGGAAAAAGAGTGTGGTAGTTTATTAACGGATTTTTTCAAGAATCTTCGTGGAAAGAAAAGGCAGTAAACTTCCAAATAATCTCATCAATTTTAGATTGCATTATGACTGCAAAATCGTTATAATGATTAGTGCCGTGCTAAGCGGGGAGGTAGCGGTGCCCTGTACTCGCAATCCGCTATAGCGAGGCCGAATTCCCATTCGAGGTAGGACGACTTTAAGGTCTGCCTTAAGGGATTGGTGTTGACGCCGAGGTCCTGCGCAACAGAGACCCATGAATTCTGTCAGGTCCGGAAGGAAGCAGCAGTAAGTGGTCATCTCTGTGTGCCGTGGGGAAGCCTAGGCCGAGCCATGAACTTGAGTAACGCTTAGGGACGCCTTATCAACAATGGGTGCACGGCTTACATAGAACAGAAAGTTGCATCAACCCTTTTGTGGGATGGTGCAGCTTTTTTTTGGTGCCTGTCACCTCCCGAATTTTGTCGAAATATGTCGAAGTTATCTATTCAATTTGTTTTCTTTAAGGTTCACATTCACCCCTGAAATAGCGTATAATTGAGATAGAATTCACAAAGGGGAAAACCACTATGAGCTATCAGGCTTTATACCGTGTCTGGCGCCCGAAAACGTTTCAGGATGTTGTCGGACAATCACATATAACAAGAACACTGCAAAATGCTATTGAACAGGAGAAGTTTTCGCATGCGTATATTTTCTCCGGCCCGCGTGGAACAGGGAAAACAAGTGCGGCGAAGATATTTGCAAAAACAATCAACTGTGAAAAGGCCCCTGTGAAGGAACCCTGTAATGAATGTGCTGCCTGCAGAGGTATTCAGGATGGTTCGATTTCCGATATTATTGAAATGGACGCGGCATCGAACACAAGTGTAGAAGATATCCGTGAGATCCGTGATAACGTAAAGTATGCAACCAGTTCGGTCCCATATAAGGTATATATTATTGATGAGGTTCACATGATTTCAGTCAATGCGTTTAATGCATTACTAAAGACATTGGAAGAACCGCCAAAGCATGTCGTATTTATTTTGGCGACGACGGAACCGCATAAAATACCGTTGACAATCCTGTCCAGATGCCAGCGGTTTGATTTTAAACCGATCTCAAGCCAGTCGATTGTGGAACGGATGCAATCGATTATTGATGCGGAAGAGGTTACCGTGACCGCAGAAGCACTGGAAACGGTTGCTCTGGCTGCAGAGGGTGGTATGCGCGATGCTTTAAGTATCCTGGATCAGGCGATTTCCTATAGTGATGAAGGTGTTGAGCTTGAAGACGTCCTCGCTGTAACCGGTGGTGTATCGCAGGATATCCTGACAGATATTGCAGGGGCAATGCATGAGAAGGATGTACAAAAGGCCTTGTCATTATTGGATGAATTAATTCAAAACGGAAAAGATCCGGCACGATTTGTCTATGACCTTATCTATTTCTCGCGTGATTTGTTATTATATAAAAGTGCACCATCATTGGAAGGTGTTTTGGAGCGGGCAATTATTGATGAAAACTTTAAACAGCTGGCTGAAAATGTATCCATGGAATGGATTCAGGATGCAATCATGCACCTCAACCAGTGCCAGCAGGAAATAAAGTGGACAAACAGCCCGAAAGTGTTTATTGAAATTGCGTTACTTACGATTACAAATAAAGATAACAGGAAAACAGAAGAAAGCAATGCAGCTGACTCGGAAGCAGTTACACGGCTTGTAAGCAGGCTCGAGTATCTGGAAAAAGAATTGACAGCATTAAAAGAAGCGCCGGTAAACACAGGCCGTCAAGCCCCGGCAAACGAGCCAAGGCGGCCACAACAAAGATCAACAAAAAACAGCTACAAAGTTCCATACGAAAAAATCAGAAACGTACTCAACGAAGCGGAAAAACCGGCATTGAAAGAAGTACAGTCACAATGGGCAGCATTTTTAAATAAACTGAAGACGACAAGTGCCCCAGCCCATGCAACGATTCAGGACAGTAAGCCAGCAGCTGCATCAGAGCAGGCACTTGTGGTACAGTTCAAGTATGAAATTCATTGTTCGCTGTTTCTGGATAACCGTGATACAGTAGAATCTGTACTTACCAGTGTTACGGGGAAAAAGTTAACCATCATACCAATTCCGGCGAATAATTGGCAGGAATTACGTAATGAATATATAAGTAAGCAGGAACAGGCAGCAACCAAGGAAGAAAACCAGCAGGGAGAGGATCCACTGGTGGAAGAAGCCAGGAAGCTGGTTGGCGACGAGTTACTGGAAATTCATGAGTAGTACAATTGGAAATTAACAATATTCAAGGAGGCGTTTCCCATGAAAGGAAACATGAATAACATGATGAAGCAAATGCAGAAGATGCAGAAAAAAATGATGAAGGCACAGGATGAGCTGCATGAAATGACGTTTGAAGCATCAGCCGGCGGTGGTATGGTCACTGTAACTGCCAATGGTAAAAAAGAAATTACCGATGTTCAGATTAAAGAAGAAGTAGTTGATCCCGATGATGTAGAAATGCTGCAGGATTTGATTATCGCAGCAACAAATGATGTAATGAATCAAGTTGATGAAAAATCCAACGAAACGATGGGACAATTCACGAAAGGAATGAACTTACCTGGAGGAATGTTCTAGGAGGTATACACAATGTATTATCCAGAACCGATTTCCAAACTGATTGACAGTTTCACAAAATTGCCAGGGATCGGACCGAAAACTGCTGTTCGACTGGCATTTTTTGTGTTAAATATGAAAGATGATGATGTACTGGACTTTGCTAAATCACTGGTAAACGCAAAACGGGAACTGACACATTGTTCGACTTGCGGCCATATAACCGATCAGGACCCTTGCTCTATATGCCAGGATACGTCAAGAGACCAGTCGATTATATGTGTTGTTCAGGATCCAAAAGATGTTATTGCAATGGAAAAAATGAAAGAATACCATGGAAAATATCATGTGCTGCATGGGGCAATATCACCGATGGATGGCATTGGACCGGAAGATATCAATGTGCCTGACCTTATTAACCGGTTGAAGGACGAAGAGGTGGAAGAATTAATTTTGGCCACGAATCCGAATATCGAGGGAGAGGCTACAGCGATGTATATTTCACGGCTCGTCAAACCTTCTGGAATTAAGACAAGCAGAATAGCACACGGACTACCTGTTGGCGGTGATTTGGAATATGCGGATGAGGTAACATTATCTAAAGCATTAGAGGGAAGAAGAGATCTGTAGTACTTTCTAAAGATAGGTGACAACATGGCTAGAAAAATCAAAAAACGAGAAGTGGACGAGCAATTATTGGATGCTATTTTTACACTGGAACGCGAATGGAAACAGATTCAGTCAATCGTGGAAAAAAGTATTGAACCAACTGCGGATGGTATGTACAGACAAAGTCTCGCACAAGCAAAGTATCTGTATCTCTTGCGGGAAGCAAGACGAAGAAAAATAAGTGCAATACGGTATAATAAGTAGATTCTCAGGACAAGGATGAACAAACTTTCATTCTTGTCTTTTTAACCTTTAAAAATTGCTGTTTTCTAAAAGATTATTGCTATTTATGTATGATAGAGAATGGACCATATTTCGGAATTTGCATAGAATGTGAACTACTATGAAAAGTTTCATGCTCCCAGAAAAGATTGCTATCGGGCTGGTGTCTCACCGATGTCTTAGCTACCATTTGAAGGAAGGACGACTAAAAGCGGGCCAGCATACCCTAATGAAGGTGCATGTATTCCGCTCTGCTTAAATTTGCTATTGTTGGATTAGAGATTATTGAGAAGAACTTTCTCTCGAAGAAAAGAAGACTGATTTAAGCTAGAAATCCTCATGAGGAACGCTCTCACGAAGAAAAGGAGATCGATTTAGGCTAGAAATCTTCGTGAGAAACACTCTCACGAAGAAAAGGAGACCGATTTAAGCTAGAAATCCTCGTGAGGAACGTTCTCACGAAGAAAAGGAGATCGATTTAAGCTAGAAATCCTCATGAGGAACGTTCTCACGAAGAAAAGGAGATCGATTTAAGCTAGAAATCCTCGTGAGGAACGTTCTCACGAAGAAAAGGAGACCGATTTAAGTTAGAAATCCTCGTTAGGAATGCTCTCATGAAGAAAAGGAGATCAATTTAAGCTAGAAATCCTCATGAGGAGCGTTCTCTCGATAAAAAAAGAGATTGACTTAAACTAGCCATAGTTTCATTCTGCTATAGATACCTGAAATAATGTAAAGGGTGCGTGTTCTTAGTATGAATAGGATAAACAAAAATCGAAATAGGCTTATATAAGATTGCAGTGACTAAATAAAAAATGAAAACTCCCGGTACAAAAGTGCTTTCAGGAGTTCATTCCGAAACTAGGGCTAGGAAAGCGTTCAAGGTGCGCGGTCAGAGAGTCTCGCCAACTGTTACTAATCAGATTTATTTTTAATTCACTTTTCATGTCAACAGCGAACCAACAGCAACAACCTATACGAAAATAGCCTTAAAAATAGAATTCTATAAAAACACCCACATTCGGTTCTTTTTCCTTTTTACATTTCATATGTAAGTAGAAAGGGAGAATTGGACAGGGCTGTTTTGATAAAGAACGCTTCAAACATCCTGATCTGAATCCTTCTCACCTTTCTAGGAAAAGGAGTGATTGGACTTGAGCTCAACGTTGGTTATTTCGATCATGGTTGCTTTAATCGTTATTCTATTGTTTGTGGGTGCTCCTGTGAAACCGATGCGTTTTATTGCGCACAGTACAGTGAAATTGGGGATAGGTATCCTGTTTTTATTTTTCTTAAATGTGTTTGGAGGAGCTATCGGTTTGCATATCCCAATCAATCTGTTTACTGTAATTGTTTCCGGATTCTTAGGATTGTTTGGGCTTGCATCACTGGCTGCGATTCATTTGTTTATTATATAAAATGAAAAAATAATAGTGTATAATTGCATGAAAAGCAGCTTTTATTCACATGCACTTTTTTGTTTTGGAGGTAATTATGAACGTTCTAAAGCGAATGGCAATCGTATTTATCGTGGTTTTCATCATTTCTTTAACGTGCTTTATGCTTTTTTTCTAAATATTGTTTGGGTGAATTAATCCATCCACCGGGAGACTGGACAAGTATCTGGTCAATGATCAAAGATAGTACGGGTCCAAACGGGAAAAACATGTAAAGAGATAAGCATGCGGAGCATATACTGTAAAAAAAGTTTCAATGATTGCAAGATTTCTTGTATAAATTTCGTTAGATTAGGAGATACTAAGCTAACGGAGGTGGAGAAATGGAACAAAAATTAATGATGGAACGTTGCGGTATATGCGAGGAAGAAAAAGAACGAGGTATTCATTTATACAAATTATTTATCTGCTGCGAGTGTGAAAAAAATATGATTCACACCGAGCCAAGAGAAGAAAAATATCATTACTATCTACAAAAATTAAAAAATATGAATCAACCAACATTATATTCATAGGCTTTTGCAGTTTTTCTTGCAAAGGCTTTTTTTCTTGGGATAATATAAAAACATATCAATAAAGAGGACGGATCACGATGCAGCGAAATCAGCAGAAAACACCATTATTTGACGCACTGAAACAGTTTTCCAAAAATAACCCGATTTCATTTCATGTTCCGGGACATAAAAATGGAGATGTTTTTCCAGCAAATGGCCGGGAAATTTATCATTCTATTTTACCGTTGGATATGACTGAATTATCAGGTTTGGATGATTTGCATTCCCCCCAGGGTGTTATTAAAGAAGCACAGGAATTGGCTGCAGATTTTTTTGGAGCGGATTATACCCATTTTCTTGTCGGTGGCAGTACTGCAGGCAATCTTGCAGTGATTTTGGCAGTTTGTTCAGCGGGTGAAAAAATTATTGTACAGCGGAACTGTCATAAATCCGTTTTTAATGGACTGGAATTAAGTGGTGCCAGACCGGTTTTTATTTCCCCGGAGTTTGATGGTTCGGTTGATCGATATACTGCACCGGGAATTAATACATTAAAAGAGACACTGCAACTGCACCCGGATGCTAAAGCTGTTGTATTGACCTACCCGGATTATTTTGGAAAAACATTTGCAATCCGGGAAATGATTGAGCTTGTACACGAATACAATGTACCAGTGCTTGTTGATGAGGCACATGGTGTGCATTTTTTACTTGATAAACGTTTCCCGCAGTCAGCACTTGCATTGGGTGCGGATGCAGTTGTACAGTCTGCACATAAGATGGCTTCGGCAATGACAATGGGATCCTATTTGCATGTTAGATCCGGAATTATTTCTAATGACCGGTTAAGTCATTATTTGCAGATGGTTCAATCAAGCAGTCCATCCTATCCGATTATGGCGTCACTTGATCTTTCCCGTTCTTTTTTGGCTGATTTAACACGTGTTGATATGGACAAAATTATGAGCAGTGTTCTTCAAGTCAGGAAAATCATGCAATCGAATGATTTGTGGGATTTACTTCCTGCTGATGATCCATTAAAACTTACACTCCATGTGAAACATGGTATTACCGGGAATGAACTGGCTCATTTAATGGAACTTGAAGGAGTTTATCCGGAGCTTGCTTCACACAACCAGGTGCTGCTCATCCACGGACTCGCCCCTTTTGAAAAAATGAATCACTTGCAAAAAGCTGTGACTCGAGTGAAGGAACAATTAAAAAATAAGCCAAATCATGCTACAATAGAGATAAAGAAGCTATTTACTGACCGTATACAGGAACTTGCTAAGTCCTATCAGGAAATGCAGCAGCAGAAAACAAAACAGATCCCGTTAAATCAATCTTCAGGGTATGTTGCGGCAGAAGCAATTATACCGTACCCGCCGGGAATACCATATATTCTCAAGGGAGAGCGGATTACAAATACCCATATCAGTATAATCGAACAGTTAATGAAGCAGGGAGCTGTCATTCAACATCGTAATCTAACGAACGGTATCAGTGTTTTTGACAAAGGAGATCAACCTACGTGAGCGGATATTTTGTAACATTAGAAGGTGGAGAAGGTGCAGGTAAATCATCAATTCTCCAATCACTTGAAATAAAACTGAAATCACTTGGTTATGATGTATTGACTACCCGGGAGCCAGGCGGGATTGAGATAGCCGAAAAAATACGAAAAATCATTCTTGATCCGGCACATACTGCAATGGATGGACGAACCGAGGCACTACTATATGCAGCAGCACGCCGGCAGCATTTGGTCGAAAAGGTATTACCAGCCTTGGAAAAAGATAAAATAGTACTATGTGACCGGTTTGTGGACTCAAGTCTTGCTTATCAGGGCTTTGCCAGAGGTCTTGGGATGGATGATGTCTTTGCCATCAATCAATTTGCCATCCAGGATTGTATGCCTGATCTGACATTGTTTTTTGATATTGAACCGAAAAAGGGTTTGGAGCGTATCGCGACGAATAAAGATAGAGAAAGAAATCGTCTCGATCTGGAGGATATCCAGTTTCATGAACAGGTATATGAAGCTTACAAAAAGCTTAAAGCCAGATTTCCGGAACGTATTCAAGTTATTAATGCGGACCAACCGTTTGAGCAGGTAGAAGAAGATACAATAAATCAAACTGTTTCCCATTTAGAAAATAGGGCGTAAGGGAGGTTAGAACCGTGAAGTTAATTATTGCTGTTGTTCAGGACAAAGATACGAACCGACTGACGGATGCTCTGGGCGGTGAAAACTTTAAGACAACAAAGCTCGCAACGACAGGTGGCTTTTTAAAGGAAGGCAACACCACGTTAATGATTGGTTGTGAGGATGAACATGTCGATGAGGCACTGAACATTATTCGGGATAATTGCTCCCAGCGCGAACAAATGGTAGCACCAATTTCACCAATGGGCGGGAATGCCGATTCATACATTCCAAAACCCGTCAAAGTCGAAGTTGGCGGCGCAACTGTGTTTATTTTACCGATTGAACAATTTATGCAGTTTTGATATTAACTGCGACGTAACTTTATATGAGTGTTAGACCACCGCTGCGGAAATACACTTCGCTTTCCGGGGGCGGCTGATGAGCCTTTCCTCCCCCAGGAGTCTTTGTGTATTTCCTCTGCTGGGTTTTGCTTGTAATGAATAAAAAGACATCAAGATTATTAAACCATTAAAACCAGCTGCGGCGTCAGAGAGCATTACTAAAGTTGCTAAACCCGATTCTCCTGGAATACGTCTCAGTTCACATTAACTGTGGGTTAGAACGTTAACCCTTTTATCAAATTTAAAACCTAAAGGAGGGGCTGATCCAATGAAAATCAACCAGGAAATGCAATCACAACTTGAAAAAGCGTCCTACAATCAACGGGCTCAGACGGAAGGCCGTCCTTCTTTTGATGGAATGGTTCAGTCCCAAACACAAAAATTAAAACAGCAGGAAATTCAGCAGTTAATGAAAAATATTACGATTCAGGGTGACAAACTTGCCCGGTTTCGTTCATTTAAGGATTTAGTGAAATTCAAGCGCATGGTAAAAGGATTTTTGCAGGAAACGGTTTACAATGGACTCGATTTACAGAAATCGCACAGTTTCAGTATGGACGGTAATAATCGCAAATTAGCTATCGTAAAACAAGTAGATGAGAAATTAATAGAATTGACTGAAGAAATTATGAATCAGGAAAAAAAGACAGTAGACCTTCTGGGAATAATCGGTGAGATTAAAGGTATGCTGGTTAATCTATATACTTAAGCTGAGAAAATGGGGAAAAAACGATGAAAACGTGGTCTGAAGTCACTGAAATCCAGCCGTTAGCCAGTAAAATTATTACAAACAGCATAAAAAAAGACCGCATTTCGCATGCCTATTTAATTCAGGGTGAACGGGGAACAGGTAAAGAAAGTATTGCGATATTATTGGCAAAAGTTCTTTTCTGCACGAACAGGTCTGGTGCAGAGCCGTGTCAGCAATGTAATGCATGCAAACGGATTGATTCCGGGAACCACCCGGATGTTCACTGGATCGAGCCTGAGGGACAATCAATCAAAAAAGAGCAGATTAAACATCTGCAAAAAGAATTCACCTATTCAGGAATGGAATCTGAGCAGAAAGTTTACGTTATAAAGGGTGCGGACACGCTGACGACAAATGCAGCCAACCGTATTTTAAAGTTTCTTGAAGAACCGAGCAAACAAACGACCGCCATTATGATGACCGAAAACAGTCAATCCATTATTTCCACCATTCGTTCCCGCTGTCAGATTATTGATCTGCAGCCGTTAAATCCCCAGGCTTTTCAAAAGCAGTTAGTCGATTCAGGCATGACAGAGAGAAATGCTGTGTTGATGAGTGCACTGACGAATAATCTGGACGATGCAATCCAATTGAGCGAGGATGAGTGGTTTGCTAAGTCACGAAAATTAATGATACAATTAATAGAAATCTTCTCAAAAAATCAGGATGAGGTATTTTTATTTATTTATAATCAGTGGATGCCTCATTTCAAGGATAGAAATCAGCAGGAGCAAGGGCTTGATTTATTGCTTTTAGCTTTCAGGGATATACTTTATTCTCATATTGGTAAGGAAGCTTCCATGGCAGTTTTAGCGAGTGATGATGAAAAGCTGGAAAGCCTTGTGATGTTTTTTTCTCAGGAAAAATTACTGGCCATTCTTAATACGCTTCTTGAAGCGAAACGGAAACTGAAGCAGAATGTTAATCCAACACTTGTTATGGAGCAGCTTACCGTTCAAATACAGGGGTGATATAAATTGATTGAAGTTATCGGAGTCCGTTTTAAAAAGGCGGGTAAAATATATTATTTCGATCCGGGTAACAGCAATGTGAAAGTAGATAGCTATGTTGTTGTGGAAACGGTACGCGGTATCGAATTTGGTAAGGTTGTCATCACGAACAAACAGGTTGATGAGGAAGATGTTGTCCTGCCACTGAAGAAAGTTATCCGGATTGCGGATGAAAAAGACAAACTTACCGTAGTTGAAAATCAGGAACATGCGGAGAAAGCCTTTGCAGCGTGCAGTGAAAAGATTACTGAACATAATCTGGATATGAACCTGGTGGAAGTGGAATATACATTTGATCGTAATAAGATAATTTTTTATTTTACAGCGGATGGCCGTGTCGATTTTCGTAATTTAGTTAAAGATTTGGCCGCACAGTTCAAAACACGGATTGAACTAAGGCAAATTGGCGTACGCGACGAGGCCAAAATGCTTGGTGGACTCGGACCTTGCGGAAGAATGCTCTGCTGCTCCACTTTTTTGGGAGATTTTGAACCAGTATCAATTAAAATGGCAAAAGATCAAAATCTTTCACTCAACCCTGCAAAAATTTCCGGCTTGTGTGGACGTCTGATGTGCTGTTTAAAATATGAGAATGATGATTATGAAACAGCGAAGCGTGAGATGCCTGATATGGGAGAGACTGTTACTACCCCGTATGGTGAGGGTAAGGTAGTAGGTCTGAACATACTTGAGCGGACGATACACATAGAAATCCCAGAAAAAGAACGTGTTATTGAGTATACTTTAGAAGAAATGGTGGACGAAGGAATCATTACAGCGCAAGCCACAGAATAGTGGGGTGAACAGGCGTGAAAAAAAGGCAAGTTTTTGATCAGGTATCCGATATGGAGAAGCAGATAGGTGAATTATACGAACAGCTTGGTGATTTAAAAGGTGAACTGGGCGAATTGCTGGAAGAAAATCACCGGCTTGCCATGGAAAATCACCACTTACGTAATCGACTTGACGGCAGTACCAAAGAGGATACAAAAGAAGATGATAAATTAAACCGGCCATTGGATATTCCCGGAGAGGGTTATGATAATTTGGCCAGATTATATGAAGAAGGCTTTCATATTTGCAACGTTCACTTTGGCAGTCCAAGACAGGATCAGGATTGTATATTCTGCCTGGACTTTCTGAATAAAACGAAATAAGATTGGTAAAGCTGTCTCTCGATACCGGAGGCAGCTTTTCTGGCATGAGAGGGTAATAAAAATAATGGAACCATTATACGATGATGAACGGCTTGATTATTTATTGGCAAATGAGGACATGAACATAATCCAGAGTCCAACCGTATTTTCCTTTTCACTTGATGCGGTTTTACTTGCCCATTTTACTTATGTGCCAATTAAAAAAGGGAACATTTTGGATTTATGCAGCGGAAATGGTGTCATCCCGTTGTTGCTGTCCCGGCGTACAAACGCATCTATTATTGGTATTGAGATTCAGGAACGACTGGTTGATATGGCAAATCGCAGTGTTACACTTAATGAACTAAACCAGCAAATATCCATGATCCATGGTGACCTAAAAGAAATGAAAGAACATCTGGGTCACAGTACATTCGATGTGGTAACATGTAATCCCCCATATTTTCGCACACCTGAGGCGACTGAGCACAATAAAAATGATTTTCTTACCATAGCTCGGCATGAGGTTTATTGTACATTGGAAGATGTGGTGAAGGCTTGCAAACTGCATGTACGTCCCGGCGGTAAAGTTTCAATGGTTCATCGTCCGGGAAGGCTGGTGGATATCATTGCATTGTTCCGCCAATACAATCTGGAACCAAAACGGCTGCAATTTGTTTATCCAAAACTGGGCCGTGATGCCAATATGCTCCTGATTGAAGCGATTCGCGATGGAAAGGCAGATTTAACGATTTTGCCGCCACTATATATTTATAATGACAATAATACATATACAAAGGAAGCAGAGGACATTATTTATGGCTAATGAAGAACATATCGTCTATATTTTAAAATGTAAGGATAATTCGCTATATACCGGATACACGAACGATCTTGAGCACAGGTTAGCGATGCACGAAGAAGGAAAAGGTGCAAAATACACACGTGGCCGCGGTCCGTTTCAGGTTGTTTTTGTGGAAAAATTTGCGACAAAAGAGGAAGCAATGCAGAAGGAATATCAGGTCAAACAGCTTTCCCGTAAAGAAAAGTTTCAACTGATTCGGGACAAGCTGAAAGAGGTGATGAACTATGAAAATACAAAATAGCTTTAGCGGAGATGCTGAAGGTGGTTTGTATGTTGTTCCAACCCCGATTGGTAATCTGGAGGATATCACCTATCGCGCATTGAAAATATTAAAGACTGTTTCCGTTATTGCTGCTGAAGATACCAGAAATACGAGAAAATTGCTTAATCATTTTGAGATTGCAACGCCACTGATCAGTTATCACGAGCACAATAAGGAAAGCCGTGAAAGAGAAATGATTGACCGTTTGACGAATGATGAGTCGATTGCGGTTGTCAGTGACGCTGGTATGCCGGCTATTTCTGATCCAGGATATGAACTGGTTCAGGCAGCTATTGAAGCAGACAAACCGGTTGTTGTTTTGCCTGGTGCTAATGCCGCCTTATGTGCATTGGTTGGTTCAGGTTTATCTGCGGGGGAATTTCATTATTATGGCTTCCTTCCCCGTAAAAAGAAAGATAAGACAATGGAACTGGAACGGTTAAAGACATTACAGGCTACATTGATTTTTTATGAATCTCCTTACAGGCTAAAAGATACGTTAAAAGCATTACATGAACAATTAGGTAACAGACAAATGGCAGCAGCACGG includes:
- the recR gene encoding recombination mediator RecR; the protein is MYYPEPISKLIDSFTKLPGIGPKTAVRLAFFVLNMKDDDVLDFAKSLVNAKRELTHCSTCGHITDQDPCSICQDTSRDQSIICVVQDPKDVIAMEKMKEYHGKYHVLHGAISPMDGIGPEDINVPDLINRLKDEEVEELILATNPNIEGEATAMYISRLVKPSGIKTSRIAHGLPVGGDLEYADEVTLSKALEGRRDL
- a CDS encoding pro-sigmaK processing inhibitor BofA family protein, producing MSSTLVISIMVALIVILLFVGAPVKPMRFIAHSTVKLGIGILFLFFLNVFGGAIGLHIPINLFTVIVSGFLGLFGLASLAAIHLFII
- the dnaX gene encoding DNA polymerase III subunit gamma/tau produces the protein MSYQALYRVWRPKTFQDVVGQSHITRTLQNAIEQEKFSHAYIFSGPRGTGKTSAAKIFAKTINCEKAPVKEPCNECAACRGIQDGSISDIIEMDAASNTSVEDIREIRDNVKYATSSVPYKVYIIDEVHMISVNAFNALLKTLEEPPKHVVFILATTEPHKIPLTILSRCQRFDFKPISSQSIVERMQSIIDAEEVTVTAEALETVALAAEGGMRDALSILDQAISYSDEGVELEDVLAVTGGVSQDILTDIAGAMHEKDVQKALSLLDELIQNGKDPARFVYDLIYFSRDLLLYKSAPSLEGVLERAIIDENFKQLAENVSMEWIQDAIMHLNQCQQEIKWTNSPKVFIEIALLTITNKDNRKTEESNAADSEAVTRLVSRLEYLEKELTALKEAPVNTGRQAPANEPRRPQQRSTKNSYKVPYEKIRNVLNEAEKPALKEVQSQWAAFLNKLKTTSAPAHATIQDSKPAAASEQALVVQFKYEIHCSLFLDNRDTVESVLTSVTGKKLTIIPIPANNWQELRNEYISKQEQAATKEENQQGEDPLVEEARKLVGDELLEIHE
- the tadA gene encoding tRNA adenosine(34) deaminase TadA; translated protein: MDDQMYMREAIDQANKAEEINEVPIGAVIVFKDEIIATGYNVRETSQETLSHAELIAIKKANEKIGSWRLEDCTLYITLEPCPMCAGAIVQSRIKRVVFGAPDPKAGCAGTLMNLLGDERFNHQVEVTSGVLEKECGSLLTDFFKNLRGKKRQ
- a CDS encoding YbaB/EbfC family nucleoid-associated protein, with the protein product MKGNMNNMMKQMQKMQKKMMKAQDELHEMTFEASAGGGMVTVTANGKKEITDVQIKEEVVDPDDVEMLQDLIIAATNDVMNQVDEKSNETMGQFTKGMNLPGGMF
- a CDS encoding sigma factor G inhibitor Gin translates to MEQKLMMERCGICEEEKERGIHLYKLFICCECEKNMIHTEPREEKYHYYLQKLKNMNQPTLYS
- a CDS encoding aminotransferase class I/II-fold pyridoxal phosphate-dependent enzyme; the encoded protein is MQRNQQKTPLFDALKQFSKNNPISFHVPGHKNGDVFPANGREIYHSILPLDMTELSGLDDLHSPQGVIKEAQELAADFFGADYTHFLVGGSTAGNLAVILAVCSAGEKIIVQRNCHKSVFNGLELSGARPVFISPEFDGSVDRYTAPGINTLKETLQLHPDAKAVVLTYPDYFGKTFAIREMIELVHEYNVPVLVDEAHGVHFLLDKRFPQSALALGADAVVQSAHKMASAMTMGSYLHVRSGIISNDRLSHYLQMVQSSSPSYPIMASLDLSRSFLADLTRVDMDKIMSSVLQVRKIMQSNDLWDLLPADDPLKLTLHVKHGITGNELAHLMELEGVYPELASHNQVLLIHGLAPFEKMNHLQKAVTRVKEQLKNKPNHATIEIKKLFTDRIQELAKSYQEMQQQKTKQIPLNQSSGYVAAEAIIPYPPGIPYILKGERITNTHISIIEQLMKQGAVIQHRNLTNGISVFDKGDQPT
- the tmk gene encoding dTMP kinase, which codes for MSGYFVTLEGGEGAGKSSILQSLEIKLKSLGYDVLTTREPGGIEIAEKIRKIILDPAHTAMDGRTEALLYAAARRQHLVEKVLPALEKDKIVLCDRFVDSSLAYQGFARGLGMDDVFAINQFAIQDCMPDLTLFFDIEPKKGLERIATNKDRERNRLDLEDIQFHEQVYEAYKKLKARFPERIQVINADQPFEQVEEDTINQTVSHLENRA
- a CDS encoding YaaR family protein produces the protein MKINQEMQSQLEKASYNQRAQTEGRPSFDGMVQSQTQKLKQQEIQQLMKNITIQGDKLARFRSFKDLVKFKRMVKGFLQETVYNGLDLQKSHSFSMDGNNRKLAIVKQVDEKLIELTEEIMNQEKKTVDLLGIIGEIKGMLVNLYT
- a CDS encoding YaaL family protein, whose product is MARKIKKREVDEQLLDAIFTLEREWKQIQSIVEKSIEPTADGMYRQSLAQAKYLYLLREARRRKISAIRYNK
- a CDS encoding cyclic-di-AMP receptor encodes the protein MKLIIAVVQDKDTNRLTDALGGENFKTTKLATTGGFLKEGNTTLMIGCEDEHVDEALNIIRDNCSQREQMVAPISPMGGNADSYIPKPVKVEVGGATVFILPIEQFMQF